A single Triticum dicoccoides isolate Atlit2015 ecotype Zavitan chromosome 2A, WEW_v2.0, whole genome shotgun sequence DNA region contains:
- the LOC119352744 gene encoding probable amidase At4g34880 isoform X2, whose translation MASLQLQAVGVIMALVAGAGAAQSFEFHEATVDAIQLGFSNGTLTSTALVQFYLDQIGRLNPLLHAVIEVNPDALPQAKHADAERRRGTATGALHGVPILLKDNIATRDALNTTAGSLALLGSVVKRDAGVVARLRRAGAVVLGKASLSEWANFRPVDNGWSAQGGQARNPYVLSSTPCGSSAGSGVAAAANMAAVTLGTETDGSILCPSSFNSVVGIKPTLGLTSRAGVVPITPLQDTVGPMCRTVSDAVHVLDTIVGYDEHDAAATGAASKYIPDGGYTQFLKKDGLRGKRIGVPNGFFQRYGQTQLNVYKQHLATMRGLGAVVVEKLDVVANLTALLDEIGSNEGMVMQAEFKLSINAYLADLVHSPVHSLADIIAFNKAHPVE comes from the exons ATGGCTTCGCTGCAGCTGCAAGCTGTCGGTGTCATCATGGCTTTGGTGGCTGGCGCCGGTGCCGCGCAGAGCTTCGAGTTCCACGAGGCCACCGTCGATGCCATCCAGCTCGGCTTCAGCAACGGGACTCTGACCTCGACGGCGCTGGTCCAGTTCTACCTGGACCAGATCGGCCGGCTCAACCCACTGCTGCACGCCGTCATCGAGGTCAACCCGGACGCGCTCCCGCAGGCCAAGCATGCCGACGCCGAGCGCCGCCGCGGCACGGCCACAGGCGCGCTGCACGGGGTCCCTATCCTGCTCAAGGACAACATCGCTACCCGGGACGCGCTCAACACTACGGCGGGCTCCCTCGCTCTCCTCGGCTCTGTGGTGAAGCGTGACGCCGGCGTGGTGGCTCGGCTCCGGCGCGCAGGCGCCGTGGTGCTCGGCAAGGCCAGCCTGTCCGAGTGGGCTAATTTCCGCCCAGTCGACAACGGGTGGAGCGCCCAGGGCGGTCAGGCCCGGAACCCGTacgtcctgtcgtccaccccgtgcGGCTCGAGTGCCGGCTCAGGCGTGGCCGCGGCGGCGAACATGGCGGCCGTGACGCTGGGCACCGAGACTGACGGCTCCATACTCTGCCCGTCGTCGTTCAACTCCGTGGTTGGCATCAAGCCCACCCTCGGTCTCACCAGCCGCGCCGGCGTCGTCCCCATCACCCCGTTGCAGGACACCGTCGG aCCGATGTGCCGGACGGTGTCGGACGCGGTGCATGTGCTGGACACCATCGTCGGCTACGACGAGCACGACGCCGCGGCCACCGGAGCGGCATCAAAGTACATCCCCGATGGCGGGTACACGCAGTTCCTGAAGAAAGATGGGCTGAGGGGCAAGAGGATCGGCGTCCCCAATGGCTTCTTCCAGAGATATGGGCAGACGCAGCTGAATGTGTACAAGCAGCACCTCGCCACAATGAG GGGACTCGGAGCGGTTGTGGTGGAGAAGCTGGACGTCGTTGCCAATTTGACGGCTCTATTGGATGAGATTGGGTCTAACGAGGGGATGGTGATGCAGGCAGAATTCAAGCTCAGCATAAACGCCTACTTGGCAGACTTGGTCCACTCCCCGGTCCATTCTCTTGCAGACATCATAGCATTCAACAAGGCGCATCCTGTGGAG TGA
- the LOC119352744 gene encoding probable amidase At4g34880 isoform X1, translating into MASLQLQAVGVIMALVAGAGAAQSFEFHEATVDAIQLGFSNGTLTSTALVQFYLDQIGRLNPLLHAVIEVNPDALPQAKHADAERRRGTATGALHGVPILLKDNIATRDALNTTAGSLALLGSVVKRDAGVVARLRRAGAVVLGKASLSEWANFRPVDNGWSAQGGQARNPYVLSSTPCGSSAGSGVAAAANMAAVTLGTETDGSILCPSSFNSVVGIKPTLGLTSRAGVVPITPLQDTVGPMCRTVSDAVHVLDTIVGYDEHDAAATGAASKYIPDGGYTQFLKKDGLRGKRIGVPNGFFQRYGQTQLNVYKQHLATMRGLGAVVVEKLDVVANLTALLDEIGSNEGMVMQAEFKLSINAYLADLVHSPVHSLADIIAFNKAHPVEERLKDFGQPDLIAAQSTNGIGPVERAAIQRLNELNANGLEKMMKEHQLDAIVAPNSTISSLLAIGGHPGIIVPAGYDKKGVPFGICFGGLQGYEPRLIEMAYAFEQATKVRTQPMFKR; encoded by the exons ATGGCTTCGCTGCAGCTGCAAGCTGTCGGTGTCATCATGGCTTTGGTGGCTGGCGCCGGTGCCGCGCAGAGCTTCGAGTTCCACGAGGCCACCGTCGATGCCATCCAGCTCGGCTTCAGCAACGGGACTCTGACCTCGACGGCGCTGGTCCAGTTCTACCTGGACCAGATCGGCCGGCTCAACCCACTGCTGCACGCCGTCATCGAGGTCAACCCGGACGCGCTCCCGCAGGCCAAGCATGCCGACGCCGAGCGCCGCCGCGGCACGGCCACAGGCGCGCTGCACGGGGTCCCTATCCTGCTCAAGGACAACATCGCTACCCGGGACGCGCTCAACACTACGGCGGGCTCCCTCGCTCTCCTCGGCTCTGTGGTGAAGCGTGACGCCGGCGTGGTGGCTCGGCTCCGGCGCGCAGGCGCCGTGGTGCTCGGCAAGGCCAGCCTGTCCGAGTGGGCTAATTTCCGCCCAGTCGACAACGGGTGGAGCGCCCAGGGCGGTCAGGCCCGGAACCCGTacgtcctgtcgtccaccccgtgcGGCTCGAGTGCCGGCTCAGGCGTGGCCGCGGCGGCGAACATGGCGGCCGTGACGCTGGGCACCGAGACTGACGGCTCCATACTCTGCCCGTCGTCGTTCAACTCCGTGGTTGGCATCAAGCCCACCCTCGGTCTCACCAGCCGCGCCGGCGTCGTCCCCATCACCCCGTTGCAGGACACCGTCGG aCCGATGTGCCGGACGGTGTCGGACGCGGTGCATGTGCTGGACACCATCGTCGGCTACGACGAGCACGACGCCGCGGCCACCGGAGCGGCATCAAAGTACATCCCCGATGGCGGGTACACGCAGTTCCTGAAGAAAGATGGGCTGAGGGGCAAGAGGATCGGCGTCCCCAATGGCTTCTTCCAGAGATATGGGCAGACGCAGCTGAATGTGTACAAGCAGCACCTCGCCACAATGAG GGGACTCGGAGCGGTTGTGGTGGAGAAGCTGGACGTCGTTGCCAATTTGACGGCTCTATTGGATGAGATTGGGTCTAACGAGGGGATGGTGATGCAGGCAGAATTCAAGCTCAGCATAAACGCCTACTTGGCAGACTTGGTCCACTCCCCGGTCCATTCTCTTGCAGACATCATAGCATTCAACAAGGCGCATCCTGTGGAG GAGAGGCTGAAAGATTTCGGGCAGCCCGACCTAATCGCTGCCCAAAGCACAAATGGCATTGGCCCCGTGGAGAGAGCCGCGATCCAGCGTCTGAATGAGTTGAACGCGAATGGGCTGGAGAAGATGATGAAGGAGCACCAGCTTGACGCGATCGTGGCGCCTAACAGCACTATATCTAGCCTTCTTGCCATTGGTGGCCACCCTGGCATCATTGTGCCGGCTGGTTACGACAAGAAGGGGGTCCCCTTCGGGATATGTTTCGGTGGGCTGCAGGGGTACGAGCCGAGGCTGATCGAGATGGCCTATGCTTTCGAGCAGGCTACCAAAGTTAGGACGCAACCCATGTTCAAGCGCTAG